In Kitasatospora viridis, a single window of DNA contains:
- a CDS encoding DUF6087 family protein has product MDDEPLSEWAERRDARIGQLRAAPISTGDGPKGSHLNPGVPRAIERWNGHTWEPFAVAANLAEAQRILFPGAQDPPVSAPVPNPLGPGTGRHRKPPTPR; this is encoded by the coding sequence ATGGACGACGAGCCGCTGTCCGAGTGGGCGGAACGCCGTGATGCGAGGATCGGGCAGCTCCGCGCTGCCCCCATAAGCACGGGAGACGGCCCCAAGGGGTCACACCTGAACCCGGGCGTGCCGCGCGCCATCGAGAGATGGAACGGACACACCTGGGAGCCCTTCGCAGTGGCCGCCAACCTCGCAGAGGCTCAGCGCATCCTGTTCCCAGGCGCACAGGACCCCCCGGTTTCAGCTCCAGTGCCCAACCCCCTGGGGCCTGGCACGGGAAGGCACAGGAAGCCCCCGACGCCCCGCTGA
- a CDS encoding fatty acyl-AMP ligase, whose product MFPEEALPPEGVTAPTFLQVLAENLGHSDGGYTFVQEDGRELFLSWSELSREALRRGRRLLRSGWRKGERLALIVPQEQEFVLTFLGAVSVGVIPVPMYPPLGVGKFEAYCEDAAGILRAAGARALVVPRNLAELLDPLLHAVEGLRVLDPEEFFAEPLVGSAPQPEAILPQDVMFLQFTSGSTAAPKGVRVTHGSVLANCAAIISAIGLDGGRDRGVSWLPMYHDMGLVGFVLAPLIARCPVTFLPTLRFAFSPGLWLETVSRHRATVTFAPNFGLALAVKHTPAQELQRLDLSCVRVVGCGAEPNHPETLRSFAAYFAAAGLRPGTVVPCYGMAEATLAVSFGEIGVPLALDVIEQEPYHSRGLARPAPEAAPAGARVALVPCGRPIAGHRVLIVDEEGNPLPERHIGEVVFQGPSVAAGYHGDAEATRRSFTAHGLHTGDCGYLADGVLYVTSRKKDLLIINGRNHDPQTVEWAAAEVPGLRKGNVVAFTRPGRATEEVVIVAELRAGDAATVARQVRGHIQTRLSLAVAEVLLLVPGELPKTSSGKLKRSRTRRQYLDGHWSALPDEPNTIRTPSLTN is encoded by the coding sequence ATGTTTCCTGAAGAAGCGCTGCCTCCCGAGGGAGTGACGGCCCCGACCTTCCTCCAGGTCCTCGCCGAGAACCTCGGCCACTCGGACGGCGGCTACACCTTCGTCCAGGAGGACGGGCGCGAGCTCTTCCTGAGCTGGTCGGAGCTGTCGAGGGAGGCTCTGCGCCGGGGGCGCCGGCTGCTCCGGAGCGGCTGGCGCAAGGGGGAGCGCCTGGCGCTGATCGTCCCGCAGGAGCAGGAGTTCGTCCTCACCTTCCTGGGTGCGGTCTCGGTGGGCGTCATCCCGGTCCCCATGTACCCGCCCCTGGGCGTCGGCAAGTTCGAGGCGTACTGCGAGGACGCTGCCGGCATCCTGCGCGCGGCGGGAGCCCGCGCGCTCGTGGTGCCCCGGAACCTGGCGGAGTTGCTGGACCCACTCCTCCACGCGGTCGAGGGCCTGCGGGTCCTCGACCCGGAGGAGTTCTTCGCCGAGCCCCTGGTGGGGAGCGCGCCGCAACCCGAGGCGATCCTCCCGCAGGACGTGATGTTCCTGCAGTTCACCTCGGGGAGCACGGCGGCCCCCAAGGGAGTTCGGGTCACGCACGGCAGCGTGCTCGCCAACTGCGCGGCCATCATCAGCGCCATCGGCCTCGACGGCGGGCGGGACCGTGGCGTGAGCTGGTTGCCCATGTACCACGACATGGGGTTGGTCGGTTTCGTGCTGGCGCCGCTGATCGCGCGCTGCCCGGTGACCTTCCTGCCGACGCTGCGCTTCGCGTTCTCACCGGGGCTCTGGCTGGAAACGGTGAGCCGTCACCGCGCGACCGTGACCTTCGCGCCCAACTTCGGCCTGGCGCTGGCCGTCAAGCACACCCCGGCGCAGGAGCTCCAGCGGCTGGACCTGTCCTGCGTGCGGGTCGTGGGCTGCGGCGCCGAGCCCAATCACCCGGAGACGCTGCGCTCCTTCGCGGCGTACTTCGCGGCGGCGGGGCTGCGGCCGGGGACCGTCGTGCCGTGCTACGGCATGGCGGAGGCGACGCTCGCCGTCTCGTTCGGCGAGATCGGGGTTCCGCTCGCCCTGGACGTCATCGAGCAGGAGCCCTACCACTCGCGCGGCCTCGCGCGGCCCGCCCCGGAGGCGGCGCCCGCCGGCGCGCGGGTGGCGCTCGTGCCGTGCGGACGCCCCATCGCGGGTCACCGCGTCCTCATCGTGGACGAGGAGGGGAATCCGCTCCCGGAGCGGCACATCGGCGAGGTGGTCTTCCAGGGGCCGAGCGTGGCCGCGGGCTACCACGGTGACGCGGAGGCGACCCGGCGCAGCTTCACGGCGCACGGCCTGCACACCGGGGACTGCGGATACCTGGCCGACGGCGTCCTCTACGTGACGAGCCGTAAGAAGGACCTGCTGATCATCAACGGGCGCAACCACGACCCCCAGACGGTGGAGTGGGCTGCCGCCGAGGTGCCCGGCCTGCGCAAGGGCAACGTCGTGGCCTTCACCCGGCCGGGCCGGGCCACCGAGGAGGTGGTGATCGTCGCCGAGCTCCGCGCGGGGGACGCCGCCACGGTGGCGCGGCAGGTTCGCGGTCACATCCAGACGAGGCTGTCCCTGGCCGTGGCGGAGGTCCTCCTGCTGGTGCCGGGGGAGCTGCCCAAGACCTCCAGCGGCAAGCTGAAGCGGAGCAGGACGCGACGGCAGTACCTCGACGGCCACTGGAGCGCGCTCCCCGACGAGCCGAACACCATCCGTACACCCTCATTGACGAATTGA
- a CDS encoding acyl carrier protein: MDTRLSPRERDQLHSLIREKLDTGGAEGPAEIRDTTMVRELPGVDSMMLLRLLGAVELGFEVNLGFQAIPQVETVQDIERLICESRAARRERVLTAGGRP; encoded by the coding sequence ATGGACACCCGACTGAGTCCCCGGGAGCGGGATCAGCTCCACTCGCTGATTCGCGAGAAGTTGGACACCGGCGGCGCGGAGGGGCCCGCGGAGATCAGGGACACCACCATGGTGAGGGAGCTGCCAGGGGTTGACTCCATGATGCTCCTGCGCCTTCTGGGCGCGGTCGAGTTGGGCTTCGAGGTCAACCTGGGCTTCCAGGCCATCCCCCAGGTGGAGACGGTGCAGGACATCGAGCGGTTGATCTGCGAATCGCGCGCGGCACGCCGCGAGCGCGTCCTGACTGCCGGAGGACGACCTTGA
- a CDS encoding exodeoxyribonuclease III, with amino-acid sequence MIVTTVNVNGIRAAAKKGFVEWLASTSADVVCLQEVRAETAQLPAEVRDAAGWHAVWAPAAAKGRAGVAVLSRTAPQATRIGFGSAEFDDSGRYAEIELPGLTVASLYLPSGEVGTDRQDEKERFMAEFLTHLTDLKARAAADGREVVVCGDWNIAHREADLKNWKANQKNAGFLPEERAWLTRVLDEAGYVDVVRAHHPEQEGPYSWWSYRGRAFDNDSGWRIDYLMASQKLADTCTEAYVERPASHAERWSDHAPVTAVFGTGAH; translated from the coding sequence GTGATCGTGACGACTGTGAACGTGAACGGAATCCGGGCCGCGGCGAAGAAGGGCTTCGTCGAATGGCTCGCCTCGACCTCGGCCGACGTGGTCTGCCTGCAGGAGGTGCGCGCCGAGACCGCCCAGCTGCCCGCCGAGGTGCGGGACGCGGCCGGCTGGCACGCGGTCTGGGCCCCGGCCGCCGCCAAGGGCCGGGCCGGCGTGGCCGTGCTCTCCCGCACCGCTCCGCAGGCCACCCGGATCGGCTTCGGCTCCGCCGAGTTCGACGACTCGGGCCGCTACGCCGAGATCGAACTGCCCGGCCTGACCGTCGCCAGCCTCTACCTCCCCTCCGGCGAGGTCGGCACCGACCGGCAGGACGAGAAGGAACGCTTCATGGCCGAGTTCCTCACCCACCTCACCGACCTCAAGGCCCGCGCCGCCGCCGACGGCCGCGAGGTCGTGGTCTGCGGCGACTGGAACATCGCCCACCGCGAGGCCGACCTCAAGAACTGGAAGGCCAACCAGAAGAACGCCGGCTTCCTCCCCGAGGAGCGCGCCTGGCTCACCCGCGTCCTCGACGAGGCCGGCTACGTCGACGTCGTCCGCGCCCACCACCCCGAGCAGGAGGGCCCCTACAGCTGGTGGTCCTACCGCGGGCGCGCCTTCGACAACGACTCCGGCTGGCGGATCGACTACCTGATGGCCAGTCAGAAACTCGCGGACACCTGCACGGAAGCGTACGTCGAGCGGCCGGCCTCGCACGCGGAACGCTGGTCCGACCACGCACCCGTCACCGCCGTCTTCGGCACCGGGGCGCACTGA
- a CDS encoding GntR family transcriptional regulator — MGTAQLTAVPEPKYWQLRTVLLRAIDTEFSTGQVIPNERELAARFNVARATLRQALDQLELEGRLVRRRGIGTLVAAPRVGVQVSRQEEGWPGGSREQAWQTVGFAVAAAGEQLAKALGVPVGEQVHTVRRLRVEQGKTVATEALHVPDSALAMLPEIRLSGAAGSGAGPEDEGRALLRRMERLTVDGESRSVELGVAEADEALLLQRPPGTPVLVVTTQYASAGRLAAVAVSTYRADTCRLTFGETGLVEVTPVPADFRTAS; from the coding sequence GTGGGGACAGCTCAGCTCACGGCGGTACCGGAGCCGAAGTACTGGCAGCTGCGCACGGTGCTGCTGCGCGCCATCGACACCGAGTTCTCCACCGGTCAGGTGATCCCGAACGAGCGCGAGCTGGCCGCCCGGTTCAACGTGGCCCGGGCGACCCTGCGTCAGGCCCTCGACCAGCTGGAGCTGGAGGGCCGCCTGGTCCGCCGGCGCGGCATCGGCACCCTGGTCGCCGCCCCGCGGGTCGGCGTGCAGGTGAGCCGGCAGGAGGAGGGCTGGCCGGGCGGCAGCCGCGAACAGGCCTGGCAGACCGTGGGTTTCGCCGTGGCCGCGGCCGGTGAGCAGCTGGCCAAGGCGCTCGGCGTGCCGGTCGGCGAGCAGGTGCACACCGTGCGCCGGCTGCGCGTGGAGCAGGGCAAGACGGTGGCCACCGAGGCCCTGCACGTGCCGGACTCGGCGCTGGCGATGCTGCCCGAGATCCGTCTGTCCGGCGCCGCGGGCAGCGGCGCCGGGCCGGAGGACGAGGGGCGGGCGCTGCTGCGCCGGATGGAACGGCTGACCGTGGACGGCGAGTCCCGGTCGGTCGAGCTCGGCGTGGCCGAGGCGGACGAGGCGCTGCTGCTGCAGCGCCCGCCGGGCACCCCCGTGCTGGTGGTGACCACGCAGTACGCCTCGGCCGGTCGGCTGGCCGCGGTGGCGGTCTCCACCTACCGGGCCGACACCTGCCGGCTGACCTTCGGGGAGACCGGCCTGGTCGAGGTCACCCCGGTGCCGGCGGACTTCCGCACCGCGAGCTGA
- a CDS encoding ROK family protein produces the protein MADRLTGGDSSLLRRINAAVTLRSLRDGQAVTLTQLVGDTGLSRPTVEGVIDGLLESGLVAEVDQNQDGGRQRGRPARWFRFRAEAGHILGIEVGVHMIRAVLADLAGQQVAGLAREVAETAEVEDRLGVVRTVVAEVLRKAGVSRDSLWAVGVGTPGIVDREGTVRLGTAMPGWTGLDLGAKLRRSFRCPVLIENDANLAAIAEHWQGAAVGMGDVVFVLAGLSPGAGSLINGRLHRGFGGAAGEIGALHLLGQEATPERLLSTTGKPLAPLDEAAVARVLTLAREGDEVARVAMDRFLRRLVHDVTALVLAIDPQLVVIGGWAAGLDDTLGPLREQLELSCLRAPEVALSSLGEEVVALGALRLALDQVEEQLFAVDPPVARN, from the coding sequence TTGGCTGATCGGCTCACCGGAGGAGACTCCTCGCTCCTGCGTCGGATCAACGCCGCCGTCACACTCCGGTCGCTGCGCGACGGCCAAGCCGTCACCCTGACCCAACTGGTCGGCGACACCGGGCTGTCCCGGCCGACCGTGGAAGGCGTGATCGACGGCCTGCTGGAGAGCGGACTGGTCGCCGAGGTGGACCAGAACCAGGACGGCGGGCGGCAACGCGGCCGCCCCGCCCGCTGGTTCCGGTTCCGCGCCGAGGCCGGGCACATCCTGGGCATCGAGGTCGGCGTCCACATGATCCGCGCCGTGCTGGCCGACCTGGCCGGCCAGCAGGTCGCCGGCCTGGCCCGCGAGGTGGCCGAGACCGCCGAGGTCGAGGACCGGCTGGGCGTGGTGCGCACGGTGGTCGCCGAGGTGCTGCGCAAGGCCGGGGTCTCCCGGGACAGCCTCTGGGCGGTCGGCGTCGGCACGCCCGGCATCGTGGACCGCGAGGGCACGGTGCGGCTCGGCACCGCGATGCCCGGCTGGACCGGCCTGGACCTGGGCGCCAAACTGCGCCGCTCGTTCCGCTGCCCGGTGCTGATCGAGAACGACGCCAACCTGGCCGCCATCGCCGAACACTGGCAGGGCGCCGCCGTCGGCATGGGCGACGTGGTCTTCGTGCTGGCCGGCCTGAGCCCCGGCGCCGGCTCGCTGATCAACGGGCGGCTGCACCGCGGCTTCGGCGGCGCGGCCGGCGAGATCGGCGCGCTGCACCTGCTCGGCCAGGAGGCCACCCCCGAACGCCTGCTCTCCACCACCGGCAAGCCGCTCGCCCCGCTGGACGAGGCCGCCGTGGCCCGGGTGCTCACCCTGGCCCGGGAGGGCGACGAGGTGGCCCGGGTCGCGATGGACCGCTTCCTGCGCCGCCTGGTGCACGACGTCACCGCCCTGGTGCTCGCCATCGACCCGCAGCTGGTGGTGATCGGCGGCTGGGCCGCCGGACTCGACGACACCCTGGGCCCGCTGCGCGAACAGCTGGAGCTCTCCTGCCTGCGGGCACCCGAGGTGGCGCTCTCCTCGCTCGGGGAGGAAGTGGTCGCGCTCGGCGCGCTGCGGCTGGCGCTGGACCAGGTGGAGGAGCAGCTCTTCGCGGTGGACCCGCCGGTCGCCCGGAACTGA
- a CDS encoding class I SAM-dependent methyltransferase, giving the protein MPNESRLLLDAAELAAFVRERTRRGPVPFVPEIELHMAEEVLELWEALEAARGEVGLPPPFWAFPWAGGVAVARYVLDHPETVAGRRVLDLAAGSGLVAVAAALCGASSVLAIDIDPYAIAATEVNAAANGVRVEALAQDVLDGDGGPAEVVLAGDVFYERTMAARFLPFLERARARGAEVVVGDPGRAYLPRERFTSVAAYQVPVVADLEDTALKTTTVWRLDPR; this is encoded by the coding sequence ATGCCGAACGAATCCCGTCTGCTGCTCGACGCCGCGGAGCTCGCCGCCTTCGTCCGGGAGCGGACCCGCCGGGGGCCGGTGCCGTTCGTTCCCGAGATCGAGCTGCACATGGCCGAGGAGGTGCTGGAGCTCTGGGAGGCGCTGGAGGCGGCCCGGGGCGAGGTGGGCCTGCCGCCGCCGTTCTGGGCCTTCCCGTGGGCTGGCGGGGTGGCGGTGGCCCGCTACGTGCTGGACCACCCGGAGACGGTCGCGGGGCGCCGGGTGCTGGACCTGGCGGCGGGCTCGGGCCTGGTCGCGGTGGCGGCCGCGCTGTGCGGGGCGAGTTCGGTGCTGGCCATCGACATCGACCCGTACGCGATCGCCGCGACCGAGGTGAACGCGGCGGCGAACGGGGTGCGGGTCGAGGCCCTGGCCCAGGACGTGCTGGACGGCGACGGTGGGCCGGCCGAGGTGGTGCTGGCCGGCGACGTCTTCTACGAGCGCACCATGGCCGCCCGCTTCCTGCCCTTCCTGGAGCGGGCCCGGGCGCGGGGCGCCGAGGTGGTCGTCGGGGACCCGGGCCGGGCGTACCTGCCGCGCGAGCGCTTCACCAGCGTCGCGGCGTACCAGGTGCCGGTGGTGGCCGACCTGGAGGACACGGCGCTCAAGACGACCACGGTCTGGCGTCTCGACCCGCGATAA
- a CDS encoding GNAT family N-acetyltransferase encodes MSDLIVRPAEPTEVAALLDFWARAAKGTSVSDDVAGVTRLLERDPEALLVAEQDDEIVGTLIAGWDGWRASLYRLAVAPEYRRRGIAAALLRAAERRFTALGARRADAMVLDANPEAHLTWQASGYEREEQWRRWVKPLTEL; translated from the coding sequence ATGAGTGATCTGATCGTCCGACCGGCGGAGCCCACCGAGGTGGCCGCGCTACTCGACTTCTGGGCCCGGGCAGCCAAGGGGACCAGCGTCTCCGACGACGTCGCGGGAGTGACCCGGCTGCTGGAGCGCGACCCGGAGGCCCTCCTGGTGGCCGAGCAGGACGACGAGATCGTGGGCACCCTGATCGCCGGCTGGGACGGCTGGCGGGCCTCCCTCTACCGCCTCGCGGTCGCCCCCGAGTACCGCCGCCGGGGCATCGCCGCCGCCCTGCTGCGGGCGGCCGAGCGCCGCTTCACCGCGCTCGGCGCCCGCCGCGCGGACGCCATGGTGCTGGACGCCAACCCGGAGGCCCACCTCACCTGGCAGGCCTCCGGGTACGAGCGGGAGGAGCAGTGGCGGCGCTGGGTCAAGCCCCTGACGGAGCTTTAG
- a CDS encoding GNAT family N-acetyltransferase, whose product MASAEQIIWLSDGTCGLGPLREDLAEEYWRWDEDPTSLIGYGRPVPESLKSRTQGLQQQLLGRNIRFTVYDVTEAGNPVPSGMTTLQPDNYVRTAEYILVIAPEARGKGLATRATRLTLDFGFHVANLRSIWLKVLAPNKSAVRVYENAGFEHVGALRQAGYWRGAVCDELIMDALAADFSGPSVLASDSKAPSGA is encoded by the coding sequence ATGGCGTCCGCTGAACAGATCATCTGGCTTTCCGACGGCACCTGCGGCCTCGGCCCGCTCCGGGAGGACCTGGCGGAGGAGTACTGGCGCTGGGACGAGGACCCGACTTCCCTGATCGGTTACGGGCGCCCGGTTCCCGAGTCGCTGAAGAGCCGGACACAAGGACTCCAGCAGCAGCTACTCGGCAGGAACATCCGGTTCACCGTCTACGACGTCACAGAGGCCGGGAATCCGGTGCCCAGCGGCATGACCACGCTCCAACCCGACAACTACGTCCGCACCGCCGAATACATCCTTGTCATCGCACCCGAGGCACGTGGCAAGGGCCTCGCTACCCGAGCCACCAGGCTGACGCTGGACTTCGGATTCCACGTCGCCAACCTCCGGTCGATCTGGCTCAAGGTGCTCGCGCCCAACAAGTCCGCCGTCCGGGTCTACGAGAACGCCGGCTTCGAGCACGTCGGCGCGCTCCGCCAGGCCGGGTACTGGCGCGGCGCGGTGTGCGACGAGCTGATCATGGACGCGCTGGCCGCGGACTTCTCCGGTCCCAGCGTTCTGGCGTCGGACTCTAAAGCTCCGTCAGGGGCTTGA
- a CDS encoding lasso peptide biosynthesis B2 protein — protein MAESPSFVSMPQHVRALDFGHAVVLVNYHNGQVSTLTASAGAALRHAAELGDARHLPKPLLKSLLAAGLLLVTDRPRPGRNVREVEAPKASWGGTEFRAGLAPPPPVPRTRTLAAATALCVVHVVKAAGPEDEAMGRVLKLVHSASRTRRGRPATTREAEQAVHAVRSAGWYSPGRTNCLEESAAATLLLNMTGKKVVWRHGIAPDPIRLHAWVETVDGDAVAESASIGLFTPIFSITGVHHGVR, from the coding sequence GTGGCTGAGTCGCCTTCGTTCGTGAGCATGCCCCAGCACGTCCGTGCTCTGGACTTCGGGCACGCCGTTGTCCTGGTGAACTACCACAACGGCCAGGTCAGCACCCTAACGGCGTCGGCTGGCGCAGCTCTCCGTCACGCGGCGGAGTTAGGCGACGCCCGGCATCTCCCGAAGCCGCTACTGAAGTCGCTGCTGGCGGCGGGCTTGCTACTAGTGACCGACCGGCCACGGCCGGGGCGGAACGTCCGCGAAGTGGAGGCGCCGAAAGCAAGCTGGGGCGGCACCGAGTTCCGGGCCGGGCTGGCTCCTCCCCCGCCGGTCCCGCGTACCCGGACTCTGGCGGCAGCTACCGCCCTCTGCGTGGTTCACGTCGTCAAGGCCGCAGGCCCGGAGGATGAAGCGATGGGCCGCGTCCTCAAGCTGGTTCACTCCGCCAGTAGGACGCGTCGGGGACGGCCGGCGACCACTCGCGAAGCCGAACAGGCCGTCCACGCCGTACGAAGCGCGGGCTGGTACTCGCCCGGACGAACCAACTGCCTGGAGGAGTCGGCCGCCGCGACACTGCTGCTCAACATGACGGGGAAGAAGGTGGTTTGGCGCCACGGGATCGCTCCCGACCCGATACGGTTGCACGCCTGGGTCGAGACCGTTGACGGCGATGCCGTCGCCGAATCTGCATCAATCGGCTTGTTCACACCGATCTTTAGCATCACCGGAGTTCACCATGGCGTCCGCTGA
- a CDS encoding albusnodin/ikarugamycin family macrolactam cyclase, whose amino-acid sequence MAFGGFSSSAKGTPHPLGATRLHPQSSVWTTGMTLSQLHVFEDDVDRRLFVLGLSGARPADLKALGSAPLPVDLAWRWPGVYAVVSEAVHETTIFTDPAAAQPVYVTQFGSGWAWSSSAQLLARLNKAPVDVRRLATAVFTPLLPAVVAGRSFFSGVEQLPPGARTRLVPGSSPEITNVWLPLPDSEAEPTLLLRHTLENAVGLRLADGPFTTDLSGGLDSSSITLLAARQAPGDVRVNAVTAHPEGDETGADLRFARLVADSMPGRIEHHLLPTQREHLPYTGITDVPAADEPAPSTLAWAGLLRQLEWMTDRFDTTLHLTGDGGDSVCSQPPVQLADLVRHRHLHAAFHQAAGWARLRHLPFAHVLRQAFTTARLTRADALSLLDEQLVRSPSSSVANSVHWCAPVQLPAWTGAEVLPQLRGEIGRVATAPDPFVGLDAGVRTLIDEIREVARTAQADAALAEDVGIRLRNPFLDASVVNTLLRVPLEARPPVYAYKPQLVQAMSDLLPVPLAARMSKGAFNADFYTGRRANLDALLSLADGLLAASGLVEPHALRLALKQAAMGMPVPTGILDRTIAVEAWLLSLDRQSESQWVEAQGVENRG is encoded by the coding sequence ATGGCTTTCGGGGGCTTCAGCAGTTCTGCGAAGGGAACCCCGCACCCGTTGGGAGCGACGCGACTGCATCCGCAGTCGAGCGTGTGGACGACCGGCATGACGCTGTCCCAGCTCCACGTCTTCGAGGACGACGTAGATCGCCGACTGTTCGTCCTTGGGCTGAGCGGCGCGCGGCCGGCGGATCTGAAGGCGTTGGGCAGCGCGCCCTTGCCGGTCGATCTGGCTTGGCGCTGGCCGGGGGTCTACGCGGTCGTGAGCGAGGCGGTACACGAAACGACGATCTTCACCGACCCGGCCGCCGCGCAGCCGGTCTACGTCACCCAGTTCGGTTCCGGATGGGCCTGGTCGTCTTCGGCGCAGTTACTCGCGCGGCTCAACAAGGCTCCTGTCGATGTGCGGCGGCTCGCCACTGCGGTGTTCACTCCGCTGCTCCCCGCTGTCGTTGCGGGCCGGTCGTTCTTCTCCGGGGTTGAGCAGTTGCCGCCGGGTGCTCGAACCCGACTCGTTCCGGGCAGCTCACCCGAGATCACGAACGTCTGGCTGCCACTGCCTGACTCCGAGGCCGAGCCAACTCTGCTCCTCCGTCACACGCTTGAGAACGCTGTGGGGCTGCGGCTTGCCGACGGCCCGTTCACCACGGACCTGTCAGGCGGCCTCGACTCCTCATCCATCACACTCCTGGCAGCTCGCCAAGCGCCGGGTGACGTGCGCGTCAACGCCGTCACGGCTCATCCCGAGGGCGACGAGACGGGTGCGGACCTCCGATTCGCCCGGCTCGTGGCCGACTCGATGCCAGGTCGGATCGAGCATCATCTACTGCCGACGCAACGCGAGCACCTGCCGTACACCGGGATCACCGACGTACCCGCCGCTGATGAGCCGGCCCCGTCCACACTGGCCTGGGCTGGGCTGCTCCGGCAGTTGGAGTGGATGACCGATCGATTCGACACCACACTTCATCTGACCGGTGACGGCGGGGATAGCGTCTGCTCCCAACCGCCGGTCCAGCTCGCGGATCTGGTGCGACACCGGCACCTCCACGCTGCCTTTCACCAGGCGGCGGGCTGGGCTCGACTCAGGCATCTTCCGTTCGCACATGTCCTCCGGCAAGCGTTCACAACGGCCCGACTCACCCGGGCTGACGCGCTCTCCTTGCTTGACGAACAGCTCGTCCGAAGCCCGTCCTCCTCGGTGGCCAACAGCGTCCATTGGTGCGCACCCGTGCAACTCCCGGCTTGGACTGGTGCCGAGGTCTTGCCGCAACTGCGGGGTGAGATAGGGCGCGTGGCGACTGCCCCAGACCCGTTCGTGGGTCTCGATGCCGGGGTCCGCACGCTCATTGACGAGATTCGTGAGGTGGCCCGGACGGCACAGGCGGATGCCGCGCTGGCGGAGGACGTCGGTATCCGGCTTCGCAACCCCTTCCTGGACGCCAGCGTGGTCAACACCCTGCTGCGGGTCCCGCTCGAAGCCCGCCCACCCGTGTACGCCTACAAGCCGCAACTGGTGCAGGCGATGAGTGATCTGCTGCCGGTTCCGCTCGCCGCCCGCATGTCCAAGGGCGCATTCAATGCCGACTTCTACACCGGTCGGCGGGCGAACCTGGATGCCCTGCTCAGCCTGGCGGATGGGCTCCTCGCTGCCTCGGGCCTGGTCGAGCCGCATGCCCTTCGCCTCGCGTTGAAGCAGGCCGCGATGGGCATGCCCGTCCCTACGGGGATTCTGGACCGGACGATCGCCGTCGAGGCGTGGCTCCTGTCTCTTGACCGCCAGTCGGAGTCGCAGTGGGTCGAGGCACAGGGAGTGGAAAACCGTGGCTGA